Proteins from a single region of Hordeum vulgare subsp. vulgare chromosome 6H, MorexV3_pseudomolecules_assembly, whole genome shotgun sequence:
- the LOC123402401 gene encoding protein YIF1B-B-like isoform X2: MNSDLGGLGPRPTNAPPNPFESAMYGAGPGLIRTGLGAYGEKFLGSSSEFMQSNITQYLSDPQYYFQVNSQYVRNKLKVVLFPFFHRGHWTRITEPVGGRLSYKPPIQDINAPDLYIPLMAFGTYIVIAGYALGVLGRFTPEALTLQFTRGLVGWFLQVVLIKGLLYSLGSGEAPLLDIVAYAGYGFAGTSLAMLARIFWSYLYYFIMPWFCLCTGVFLVKTMKRVLLGGPRSYERHLSRNHYFLLFLAVVQFPMLFWLGNISG, translated from the exons ATGAATAGTGATCTGGGTGGCTTAGGTCCTAGGCCTACAAATGCACCACCAAATCCTTTTGAAAGTGCCATGTATGGTGCTGGACCTGGGCTGATCCGTACTGGACTTGGAGCATACGGAGAGAAATTTCTTGGTTCTAGTTCTGAGTTCATGCAGAGCAAT ATTACTCAATATTTGTCCGACCCTCAATACTACTTTCAAGTCAACAGCCAGTATGTGAGGAACAAACTGAAGGTCGTCTTGTTCCCTTTCTTTCACAGG GGCCATTGGACGAGAATAACTGAACCTGTAGGAGGAAGGCTATCCTACAAACCTCCAATTCAGGATATCAATGCACCAGACCTGTACATCCCTTTGATGGCCTTTGGCACCTACATTGTCATTGCTGGATACGCATTGGGAGTTCTTGGAAG GTTTACCCCTGAGGCACTGACCCTACAGTTCACAAGAGGTCTAGTTGGCTGGTTTCTGCAAGTCGTCCTCATCAAAGGTTTGCTGTACTCCCTGGGCAGTGGTGAAGCACCATTGCTAGACATTGTGGCGTATGCTGGGTATGGATTTGCTGGCACATCTCTTGCGATGCTGGCCCGCATCTTCTGGAGCTACTTATACTACTTCATCATGCCATGGTTCTGTCTCTGCACTGGCGTGTTCCTTGTGAAGACCATGAAGAGGGTTCTTCTGGGTGGACCAAGGAGCTACGAGCGGCATCTGAGTCGAAACCACTACTTTCTGCTCTTCCTGGCGGTCGTGCAGTTCCCGATGCTGTTCTGGCTCGGCAACATCAGTGGTTGA
- the LOC123402401 gene encoding protein YIF1B-B-like isoform X1, with protein sequence MAAMNSDLGGLGPRPTNAPPNPFESAMYGAGPGLIRTGLGAYGEKFLGSSSEFMQSNITQYLSDPQYYFQVNSQYVRNKLKVVLFPFFHRGHWTRITEPVGGRLSYKPPIQDINAPDLYIPLMAFGTYIVIAGYALGVLGRFTPEALTLQFTRGLVGWFLQVVLIKGLLYSLGSGEAPLLDIVAYAGYGFAGTSLAMLARIFWSYLYYFIMPWFCLCTGVFLVKTMKRVLLGGPRSYERHLSRNHYFLLFLAVVQFPMLFWLGNISG encoded by the exons ATGGCAGCAATGAATAGTGATCTGGGTGGCTTAGGTCCTAGGCCTACAAATGCACCACCAAATCCTTTTGAAAGTGCCATGTATGGTGCTGGACCTGGGCTGATCCGTACTGGACTTGGAGCATACGGAGAGAAATTTCTTGGTTCTAGTTCTGAGTTCATGCAGAGCAAT ATTACTCAATATTTGTCCGACCCTCAATACTACTTTCAAGTCAACAGCCAGTATGTGAGGAACAAACTGAAGGTCGTCTTGTTCCCTTTCTTTCACAGG GGCCATTGGACGAGAATAACTGAACCTGTAGGAGGAAGGCTATCCTACAAACCTCCAATTCAGGATATCAATGCACCAGACCTGTACATCCCTTTGATGGCCTTTGGCACCTACATTGTCATTGCTGGATACGCATTGGGAGTTCTTGGAAG GTTTACCCCTGAGGCACTGACCCTACAGTTCACAAGAGGTCTAGTTGGCTGGTTTCTGCAAGTCGTCCTCATCAAAGGTTTGCTGTACTCCCTGGGCAGTGGTGAAGCACCATTGCTAGACATTGTGGCGTATGCTGGGTATGGATTTGCTGGCACATCTCTTGCGATGCTGGCCCGCATCTTCTGGAGCTACTTATACTACTTCATCATGCCATGGTTCTGTCTCTGCACTGGCGTGTTCCTTGTGAAGACCATGAAGAGGGTTCTTCTGGGTGGACCAAGGAGCTACGAGCGGCATCTGAGTCGAAACCACTACTTTCTGCTCTTCCTGGCGGTCGTGCAGTTCCCGATGCTGTTCTGGCTCGGCAACATCAGTGGTTGA